From the genome of SAR202 cluster bacterium:
GTGCTTGCGGACCCTGTCAGGCGCGGTCCGGATAGTGAAGTCGGTTGGGTAGGCCCGTCCGATTTCAACCCACGTGAGCGGCATCGAGACCGGCGCGCCGGGCACGGCCCTGGGCGAGTATACGGCGGGAAAGGTCTTGCCGCGGACGTTCTGGTTATAGTCGAAAAAGACCTTTCCTCCGCGCCTTTCGACGACCCATTTGGCCGTGACCTTGTTTGGGTGCGTGCGCACCACGTGCGTGGCGATTTTCCGCGCGAACTCGTGTATGGCCGGGTACCCAAACCTGCGGGTGATGGGCACGCAGACGTGAAGGCCCGTCTTGCCGGAAGTCTTTACGAACGCCGGCGCGCCCATTGACTCGAGAATTGCCTTGACCCACAGTGCGACCTCGCAGGTCGCCTCGAACCCATGCCGGTTCAGCTCGGGTTCGGCGCCCTGCGCCTCCTTGCCGGAATAGATATACGGGTCCAGGTCGAAGAGGATGAAGTCCGGGTAGTTGAGCGTCGAGCTCTCGATGTTCGACTCCGACTCCGCGAACTGTGTCGTGAGGTGGCGACCGTCGGGCTCGCGACTGGTGCGAGAGTACCATGCGTGGAGCTCAAGGTCGGCAACCTGTCCCAGCCAGAGAAGGGTTGGGAGGTTGTTGACGAGGAGGTACTCGCCGTCGTCCCTGTTGTGCTCGGAGTAGACCATCACGGTCTCGACGAACTCCGGCAGCTTCCCGTCCCAATGCTTCTGGTAGAAGTTCAGGCGGCTGATCCCCTCCGGGAACCGCACCAGCTTGATAGGCCTGTCCTGTATGTACCACAAGATGTGGGGCGACATCACCGCCAGGTATCGCAGGTAGTCCCGCTTGGTGACGGCAGGGCCGAAGTCGGAGGCAGGCCAAAGCACCTTGTCCAGGCTAGACACGGGAAGCTTTTGCGAATCGACATCCAGGACGGACTTCGCGCCGCTCGCGTCCAGCTGCCTGAGAACGGAATCGACGGTCGAGGCGGCAGCAGACTGGGTGGGGACTGCAGCCCGATCGGGCTGACGCAGGTCCTCCAGCCGAACGAGATCGCCGGCGGGCTTGTCTTCGCGCAGGCGGAGAAAGACAGGGGCTCTAAGACGGCCGCCATCGGTCCACCCTGTGAATCTGACCTCCACCACCAGCTCCGGACGGAGCCAGACGGCGGGCGAGTTCACTTCCGGCGCGGACTTGAACGGCCGCCTCGGGCTCACAAGCCCTGCCACCATTTCGTTAAGCTCCATGAGCGCGCGGTCATCGAACCCGCTGCCCACGTGG
Proteins encoded in this window:
- a CDS encoding ATP-dependent DNA ligase, producing MKAQGLPDAVLDGEIVAFDDDGRPDFELLQQRMHLTRESDIKRAEAEVPVFLYVFDLLHLGGWDLTASPLFSRKELLERTMAPTERVRYLGHFDREGEVVFRTVLEMGFEGMVAKRRDSVYEPAKRSGSWLKIKGTQSEDFIVGGYTKGKRSRGSTFGALLLGSYDDNGELSFVGHVGSGFDDRALMELNEMVAGLVSPRRPFKSAPEVNSPAVWLRPELVVEVRFTGWTDGGRLRAPVFLRLREDKPAGDLVRLEDLRQPDRAAVPTQSAAASTVDSVLRQLDASGAKSVLDVDSQKLPVSSLDKVLWPASDFGPAVTKRDYLRYLAVMSPHILWYIQDRPIKLVRFPEGISRLNFYQKHWDGKLPEFVETVMVYSEHNRDDGEYLLVNNLPTLLWLGQVADLELHAWYSRTSREPDGRHLTTQFAESESNIESSTLNYPDFILFDLDPYIYSGKEAQGAEPELNRHGFEATCEVALWVKAILESMGAPAFVKTSGKTGLHVCVPITRRFGYPAIHEFARKIATHVVRTHPNKVTAKWVVERRGGKVFFDYNQNVRGKTFPAVYSPRAVPGAPVSMPLTWVEIGRAYPTDFTIRTAPDRVRKHGDLWAGLLEAKRDLREMLGIGTRRTARAGRS